The following coding sequences are from one Triticum aestivum cultivar Chinese Spring chromosome 5A, IWGSC CS RefSeq v2.1, whole genome shotgun sequence window:
- the LOC123108222 gene encoding zinc finger protein ZAT7 — protein sequence MVSSMKQYRDQADAPSPLSLSLSLGVVSDSSKKMHRGGADGEFVCKTCSRSFPSFQALGGHRTSHLRGRHCLALGLAAGSDQPGTKKTVDQKQAHRCHVCGIGFEMGQALGGHMRRHREQEAATTAQAPPVLLQLFL from the coding sequence ATGGTTTCATCAATGAAGCAGTACAGAGATCAGGCCGATGCGCCCtcgcccctctccctctctctgtcccTGGGAGTCGTCTCCGACAGCAGCAAGAAGATGCACCGCGGCGGCGCGGACGGTGAGTTCGTGTGCAAGACGTGCAGCCGCTCCTTCCCGTCGTTCCAGGCTCTGGGAGGACACCGGACCAGCCACCTCCGTGGCCGCCACTGCCTCGCGCTCGGCCTCGCTGCGGGGTCCGATCAGCCGGGGACCAAGAAGACGGTGGACCAGAAGCAGGCGCACCGGTGCCACGTCTGCGGGATCGGGTTCGAGATGGGGCAGGCGCTTGGCGGCCACATGCGCCGCCACCGCGAGCAGGAGGCCGCCACCACGGCGCAGGCGCCGCCCGTTCTGCTCCAGCTCTTCCTCTAG